The genomic region CCCATGGTCGAGACCCCTACGCGCAAGCCCTGCCGCGTCGCCATGGAGGAGATTGCGGCGGGCAAGGTCGCCTACGTGATCGGCGAGCCCAAGACGGCGATGGAGACGGCGGGCGAACT from Terriglobales bacterium harbors:
- the rpoZ gene encoding DNA-directed RNA polymerase subunit omega — its product is MEGFDSNYRYVLVAARRARQLLSGARPMVETPTRKPCRVAMEEIAAGKVAYVIGEPKTAMETAGEL